The sequence ACGGTAACAGAACGCAATCGACACGACGCAGTGAGCACAACGAGCGTAATACTAGACCCGCTTCGAAACGTCAGCGAACTCCCTCCACTCCAAAATCGGACCATTCCCCTCCACACAGACCACAGGACGAAAATGCTGAATAGGACAACGCGGGGGGTGGTGGATCCACGAAATGtgacgttttaaaaatatgtgcgTGGAATATTCAACGCGGTGCAGCAGACAAAATCAAAAACATAGACTGCGTTAATCTATTTAATAACAGTGACATCGTGTTTCTATCGGAATGCTGGTTAAATGTGAAGACCAATATAAGTCTTGAAGAGTATACCAGTGTGGTAGTGCCAAGGAAGAGGTGTCGAGTGAGTGGGTGGACTGGTATTACTATATAAAGAATATttaaatgataatattgaaattttaaacatGGAACACGATAGCATAATTTGGATAAGATGTGATAAATCGCTGTTTGTTGACAATGTagataattatttatgttttgtatatttaccACCAGATCGAAGTGAGTTTTATACAGTATATGATTGTGACTTATTCCAAACATTGGAAgaaaatattgaatattttaaagatcAGGGGCATGTTATACTGATGGGCGATTTTAATGGGCGTGTTGGCCAAGAGAGTGATTTTATAGAAAATGATAAAGCATTCTTTGATGATATCGGCTGCGTTCCTAAGCTATTTGATTACGAGAGCGATATTTACTGTAAAAGAAACTCGGAAGATGTGAAAGTAAACGCCATGGGATGATGTTAAAGCCCCAGTCCCATATAGGTGCCGGATCAACACGGATCACATCCGGCACGATCCGGCGTGTGAACCGTGTAGCCGCCGTGTAGCCGCCGTGTAGCTCCGCGGCGATCCCTGTTGGTCCTGGAACGTCCGGGAATGTCCTTGGGGCTCCGGGAGGCCAACACGGCAGTTTTGGGAAGTTCAAAACTGCCGTGTTCTTCCGTGACGGTCCGGGGAGATGGCAACATCCGGGGTGGTCCGTGTAGCTGCCGTGTAGGGTACGGGGACAGCCGTATCTCTGCCTTGATTGTCCGTGAGCGTCCTTGACAGTCCGGGAACAAATTTCAGACACCGGACCATCAAGGATCATGACGGCAGAGGTACGGTTGTCCCCGGACCCTTCACGGCGGTTACACGGAACACGCCGGTACAGTTTGATTTTTAGGGCTACCATCACGGATCAACACGGAGCTACTACGGACGAAGACATTGCAAACACGGACAAACACGGTGGAAACACGGCGGATACACGGACTATCACGGAAGATCAATGAATAACACGGACGATGACGGATAGACAGGGTGCCAACAAGGACCTTCACGGTGTAAACACGGTGTAAACACGGTGAAAACACGGACTATTACGGACTATCACGGAGGAACACGGAATAACACGGACGATGGCGGATGCTCATATAAATAGGAGCAATTTGAACATCGATTCACTTCTTTTCTGTGCTACCGACGATGCAACATGGGCGATGAGATGACGGCCGAGGACAAGCTGATGCTGATGAGATGCCAGCTTCAATTGCAAAAAGCTCAGGTTGAAAACACTATCCTGATTGCCAAAGCGAAGCTacgacagagagatagagaagtcGTGAAAAAAGTTGTATCTACACCACTGAATAGAAGGAAATAGAGAACCATCTGGGTCAGAAAATGGCTCGCCAGAAGACCAGACCTGGGTCAGTACGCACGGCTGATGGACGAACTGAAGAAAGAAGACGCCAAGGGCTTCTGTAATTTCCTGCGCATGGGCTATCAGATATACCAAGATATCCTGACACGCATTGTGCACAGAATCAAGGCGAAGAAGTCAAAGTACAGGAAGCCTCTGACAGCTGGCATTAAGTTGGCAATAACATTGCGGTACCTAGCATCAGGGGACAGCTACCACTCTCTGATGTATGGCTTCAGGGTCGCACACAACACCATCTCCAAGGTCATCCGTCAGGTCTGCGATGCGATACTTGTAGAGTTTGCTGAGGAACTAATTCCCTGTCCTGAAACGCCAGATGAGTGGAAGAACATCGCCAAGCAATTCGGCGACCGATGGCAGCTGCACAACTGTGTGAGTGCCTTGGACGGGAAGCACATCGCCATGCAGTGTCCTCGGCGTGGTGGCTCGTTGTACTACAACTACAAGGGGTACCATTCCATAATCCTCATGGCCTTGGTCGACGCCGACTACAAGTTCATTTGGGCGGAAGTAGGCAGCAATGGATCAGCCGGTGATGCTCAAGTGTTCAACAATAGTGAGCTGAAGGAAGCCATCGACAAGGGAGTGTTGGGCCTACCTGATCCTGAACCTTTACCAAACGACGACAAACCAATGCCGTTCTACATTGCTGCGGATGACGCCTTCGCCTTGAAGAAGTGGCTCATGAAACCTTTCTCTAAGAAGAACATGTCACATTCCGAGAGAGTCTACAACTACCGACTGTCCAGGGGGTGACGAATTGTGGAAAACGCGTTCGGGATTCTTGCTCATCGCTTTCGGTGTCTACTCACCACGATGTTGCAGTCTCCAGAGACAGTGACGTCCATTGTGCTGTCTTGCATCTGCTTACACAATCTTCTGAGACTGCACAATAGAAATGAGCATGTGAGTGTCGCTGACCAGGAGGACAACAATCACAACATCATACCAGGAGAATGGCGAAAGGACAACCCTCTCATAGATGGGGTGTCGGAGCTGCCTCCCAACTCAACCACGAAGGCAGCAAAGAACCAACGGGAATACCTTCGGGCCTACTTCAGCTCAGAAGCCGGATCAGTGTCCTGGCAGGACTTTTTTATTACACATTACATATAACAGGTAAATCAAATGAACATAATCGCAAGTAATTTCAATAGTCCATAATGCAGTTAAAGTTCAcagttcaaaaaaaaaaaaaaaatcacatttcaAAGTTCATATTCACAAATGTTCAGTTGAAGGTGCCATCTGGTTGTCGACCCGCAGGAGACGGCGTTGTGTTTAAATTGGAGAAGTCCGGAATACTTGGCAGTTGAAAGCTGGAGTTTAAGCTGGTTGGAGTACTGGCTGGGCGAGGTGGTTGCGACGTCGACGTGGACGCGACGTTCTGTCCTGCTGTTGGTCCCATGGTGTCCCACGTAGGAGTGGTGCGGGCACCACCGAAGAAAGtctgttgctgctgctgatactgctgctgttgttgctgctgaaCGGGAGTCAACAATGTTGTTAACGTAGTCTGATCatggtgctgctgctgctgctgaggCTGTTGACGGGGCTGCACGTCAAAATTCATGGGAACGAATTGCTGTCCGGCATGAGGTATTTGTAGTTGTCGGGACTCCTCTGCAAAGCTCAACATCATGTCGAAGCTGGCACGATAGAACCTCGGAAGAAGTGTCGGGTCCAAGTTTGCAGCCATTGCCCCGAACCATGTCCCCCATGCAGCTGTGGCCGACCTCTGTTCACGCGACAGAAGCCCTGTTATCTGTCCCTGGATAGCGTCAGAGCGTTCCTGCTGAGATTGAAGCGAGCTGATGAGGTTCACAACCTCAGCAGTGTCGTCCAGGGCTGGGACAGGCGTGCTGGTCTTTTTCTGTGATGATGATGCTTTGGTGGGAATGCTTCTTCCCCTCACAGTGCAGGACTTCCCCTTGGATGTGGGTGGTTCTGGTGCTGGAGACTGGTCACCGGTCTCCTCTGGTTCCTCCTGGGTGTCATGCTCCATCTCCTGCTCTGAGTCTGAGGAAACCGTGGGGAGTGCCGTGTCCAGGCGAGGCTTCAACTGCAAAGACAAAAAGGTAAAACACGCTGTAAGTATTtggtaaaaattataaaagtatACATTCAATCATAACATCATGTAATAACAAAATGACAAGAAAAATCACATTAGTAATGTAAATTTATACTCACACTGCATGCTGGTCTGCCCTTCACTCTCGCTATGTGAGACGCCAGGAACCCAAAGTTCTGCATAAGGAAGGTGTCCCTGTCACTCATGTCTTTTGTTGCCGAGCCGCTCTTCTTGTCGGACATCTTCCCGACCTTCGTCCTGACGCTCTCGTACCAGGTCTTCAGCATAGGCCCGGACTCCAGATCAAGCTCTGCTGCCTTTGAATTCCAGAGGTCTATCTTCTTTGCCGTGTTTTTGTATTCCTTCATGCTCTTCGTGTACAGCATAGGGTTCTCCTTCTTAGCGGCAATAGCTGTGGGTGGTGCTGATGCTTGTACTTGTGAAGGATCTTGATCGCGAtcttgtttcttgttgttgctgttgttctGTTGCTTCTTCGGTTGCAGATGCTGCTCGTGACGACCTTTTGGTAACTGGAAGGCCCACTTTGACAGTAGGTTTCTTTTTGGCTGGCATTTTGACGTTTTCGGTAATGTATAATATGCTGAAATACGATGTGACACGTTCGAGATCCGATTGCAGAATGATGGAATCACCGAAAATCAGCCTGTTTTCATACAAGTTATTGACGGTCCGGGGTGGACCGTGCTGGTCCGTGTCGCTGCCGTGTTGGTCCGTGTCGCTGCCGTGTAGGTCCGGGATGGTCCGTGTAGACGCCGTGTTGGTCCGTGTTTATCCGGGGCTGTCCGTGTCTCTGCCGTGTTGGTCCGTGTTAGTCCGTCGCTCTGCCGTGACTGTCCAGGACGGTCCTTGGTCATCCGTGTGGGCGCCGTGTTGATTGCGTGTTGCTGCCGTGTTTGTCCGTGTTTGTCCGTGTTTGTACGGGTTCGTCCGTGTAGCTGCCGTGTTGCCACCGGCGTGATGGTCGTTGGACGACCGTCGACGctcaaaacccccaaaaaagagCACGGATCGTCCCGGATCTTGATCCGGCGGGATCCGGCACTTTCCGGGACTGCCGTGTCCATCCGTGCTTATATGGGACTGGGGCTTAATTATAAACATGTGTATAGCGTCTGGCGTAAGAATAGTAAACGGCAGGTCGGCTAGTGACTGCACCGGAAAAATCACATTCTATAACAAAAACGGAACAAGCGTAATAGATTATTGTATTGTAGATATATTCTAAATATTCTTTAGATGTTATACACGATTTCTTTGTTGgggattttaatatttactctGATCATGCACCTATATTCATGTTATTAAGAAAACAAGATGGCGCAAATGAACCAACGTGTACTTGTAAAAGTggtaacaaaacatatatatacgaGTTAATGAGTGCGTTAATAACTTGACAGTGCTGCTCCACGATATTTTTAACGAGACCTGTAAGCGCGAAACGCGAACGGGTAACAACTGCTcagtacacacaaacacacgcggTATTGTTCATGAATACAAGCCTTGGTTCAATGAGGAATGCACAAAGTTGTATAATAGGTACAGCTATACTCTCTGACAATTCAATTACAATCGTAGCCATCTGAATAGATTTAAATTATCAGAAGCTAAGAATAAATACAAGTTATTACAAAGGAAACTGCGTTCATCTTACCTGATGCAAGAAGGAAATATGATTGGTACTCTCAGGAAAAACAACCCCAAAGCATTTTACAAGAAATttaataaatctaaaaaaaGGCATAACTGTAACATAACAATAGAcgaatttgttaaatatatacttcAAAGACCTCGTTGGTTCTAAGCAAGACGATAATACACAAGGAACGAACGATTGCACTGATCAAAATAATCAAGCCTTGTATGAAGAATTAGACAGTCGAATTACTGAACAAGAGATCCTATTTGCGTTAAGTAAAGTTAAAGATAACAAAAGCCCCGGAATAGATGGTATATTATATGAGTTTTTCACGGAATGTAAAGATATAATGGTACCTATTCTCTGtaaactttttaatgttattttagattCGGGTATCTTTCCAGAGAACTGGTGCAACGGCACTATTATTcccatatttaaaaagggagaTAAAAACGATGTAAACAATTATAGAGGTATTACTCTCATGAGCCACTTAGCAAAATTGTTTACctcaattttaaacaatagatTACTGAATGTGAGTTCAACCTACAATATAATATCTGATGCCCAGTTTGGCTTCAGGCCTGGTTTCAGCACAGTTGACGCTATTTTTGCTTTACATAGCCTTATAACTCTTACGCTTGGCAATAAGAAAAGACTATATTGTGCCTTTATTGACTATAGTAAAGCATTTGATACTGTTGAACATAAGGCATTATGgctaaacaaattataaattaggATTAAATAGCAAGCTtgtaaatgttgtaaaaccAATGTATGGTCAGATCaaatcatgtgttaaatatcagGGGAAAATATCTGAATCGTTCTGGTACAAATCTGGTCTAATTCAGGGAGAAGCCCTCTcgccatttttattttctttatatgtCAATGATTTAGAAATGGAACTGTTAAATACCACTGACTGTCTATACCAGTTAAATATGCTTCACCTCTGTCTTCTAATGTACGCCGATGATACGATATTGTCCTCTGAAAGTGTACATGAATTGCAGGGTATGTTagacactttgtatatatacacaattgagtggaatttaaaagtaaatattaataaaagtaaaatcataGTATTCAGAAAAGGTGGAAATGTGAAACCTGAAGAAAAGTGGACCTATCACGAACAAATTTTAGAAAGTGTCGATAGTTTTAACTACCTGGGGGTCTGTCTTCATTATAATGGAAAATTTAACACCTCTTAGAAGGTAATATGCAACCAAGGTAGAAAAGCTATGGCTGCTTTATTTGCTAAAACTAGTAACTAATTTTTAAATGCAGAAACCTTACTATCATtgtttgatacatatattagtagtattttatCTTATGGGTGTGAAGTGTGgggttttaacaaagcaaacAGCCACGAGATTCTACATTTGCAATTTTGTAAACGTATTTTAGGCGTGAAACGGAGcactactaatatgatggtGTATTATGAATTAGGCCGATCACCTCTGTATATCAGTAGGAATATACGAATTGTAAAATATTGGATACAGTTGTTGAAtacagataactgtattttaaaagagTGTTATACCGCCCTCTATGacgagtgcataagaaaaccacgtACCATCAACTGGGTTAATCAAGTACGAGACCTCCTtctcactaatggttttggCCATATATGGTacaatcaaaatgtagaaaatagcagaacatttttatcattattcaaGCAGAGAATGACAGATCAATTTATTCAGGCTATGTTTgctgtatttaataattctccAAAGTGTCTCCTATACAAAttcattgttaataatttttgtctacAACCTTACCTTCAGAAACATATCGCCCTGAAATATAAACGTATTTTGAGTAAATTTAGACTTTCTGCACATATTCTCTccatagaaacgggcagataccagCATATCGATAGAAGCAATAGGATATGTAATCTCTGCAACATGAATGTACTAGAAGaagaatatcactttgttctagtttGTCCGTTCTACTATactataagagataaatatattaaaacgtattattataataaaccatcaactctGAAATTAACACAACTACTGTCCACCGATAACTCAAGAGACTTAATTAAACTGTGTACATACTTGATAACTGCTACCacacatagaacagacaacctTGATTTATgagtatgtttatatttatgtatttatttcattacagtATTATAAGGTCTATCCTGTAGACCTCACCATTCCCTGCAAtgtgtacaatgtattattttattgtaaatatgtttgtatgcctataaaatgtatattttttggcaaataataaactacTGTTGACAGCAAAAAGGTTCAGTCTGTTATTGATAATGGCAGTAAACAGTTTACCAACACAACTGATTAGATAGCTGTGggttacctttatttttatatattggttTAATTATCCCCACTGTCCAGCTGTCTGGTATGATACCCGtgtctaatataatattaaacaactTAAAATAGACTGGGATTAACAGAGGAGAAGATTTTTTTGAGATATTCGTTAAGTATTCCATCAGCACCTGGagctttgttattttttaactttaagaTTGTTTCAGatatttcattttcagttaTAACACCATTAAGAATGTTGACAAACAAGGGATTTTCACACAATTCGTTTGTGTTATATCGTCCGTTATAGCATCTATATCAACATGCGTATCTGCATTGaacgttttaaaatattcatataatatatttattggaataTCATGGTTTTTATGcttattatttgaaaatttaTTCAAAGTATTCCAAAAGGCTTTTGGGTTAGAATTTGATAATGAATCAAGTTCTTTGGCACATTTTTCTTGatgttttttataatttaaattaagcTCTTTCTTGTATTCTTTGGatctttttttcaataacatTTTGACATCATTAGACTTATTTGCTGAGTACCTGTTTTTTACTTCATGAAATGCATCTCTCTTTATTTTACACTCCTTGTTAAACCATGGCTTCGAATTACCAGAAGTATATCTATTTCTTGATAAACCAAACACACTGGTTGCTGAATTGATAAATAAACTACCTAGATCGGTTACAATATGATTTACCTGTTCAGTTGTAACACTATCACTATCAATAAGGCTATCCAAAGCTCCATTAATTTTTGCTAACAAATCATCGTCATTAAGTGCCTGTTTAAATTCGTCTGCTTTATTTTCATCCCATCGTATATGGTTAAGGTGTATGTCAGGGTTATCTGCATGAAGCTGGGCAGTGTCATTGGAACTTATTACAAAGTGTAACTGCCTGTGTATATCGGAGAACATCGGGTTAAAATCAAGGATTTCAAATTCAGTAAGTAATTTAAAGGCATCTGCTGCAAGTATTAAATAATCAACTAGACTAGACTCTTTACACGTCATACGTCCAAAATTTTGATCTTTAAATAACCGACCATTGGCAACAAACAAGGCACAACGTTTACACATTTCTATCAATTTTATACCATAGTTATTGTGTCTTGTACTATCCTCACTGGTTCTTtctaaaggaatatttaaatcaacaagttttttaaatgaaaacatattttccaaaaGTAACTCGTCACTAACTATTTCTAACATTTCTATTAAGTGTTCATCAGGCATAACAAAGTCAAGCATTGTAGACGTTCTGGAATTAAAATCACCAAGGAGAAAAATATTGTTAGTATCACTAGAAAACATAATCATTTCGTCTTCTAATTCATAAAAAGCATTATCAGAAGAATACCTTGTATTTTCTGGTGGAATATAAACACatccaaataatattttatcattcaTAACTGGCAAAATATTTACAACCTCAAACCATAGAACATATTCTGATTCAGAATtcaaaaaattaatactttttgCTAAAacctttttataaataacaatgatTCCACCAGATTTCTTGTCACAAACTTTTCTGTTCTTCACATGATATTCATAACCGTTAGGTAATTGCAATTCATCATATTTGTCCAACTTTGTCTCCgcaaaaactaaaatatcatacttttgtattaaaacatgaaaatcaGGATTTAATCATTTAGATTTAATCATTTAGCACCCTCCACCCTCAGATGTGACTGATGTGTTGTCCTATTTACGGGTGGTGTTTTGTGTGTTGAGGGGTGAACGAGTCGCGTCATTCGTTTGCTGTTGTGCAGGTTGCGATGGTTCATATGGACGACCATTCACCATAATCTGGTCATAGACCAGCTTTGCCCTGATGCCCCTTCGTTTCAGTTCTTTTAACTTGGGGATTAACCTGGACCGCCTCTGGTTTATTTCATAGGGATATTGCTGGTGTACAGAGAACTGGGGTTTGTTTCGGAACTTCACTGGTACTGCCTTAAATACTCGATCATTATTGCTGAAGCGATTAAATCGGGCGATGATGCTGCGTGGTTTGCCATTAGTACGAGGTCGTAAACGATGTACGTTTTGGAACATAATGCTGTTCGCTTCCTGGATATCCAATTCGTCCTTCAAACATGTTTTTAGAACTGCCTCCGTATCATTACTGGGAATGCCACcaaatataatgttatatttcatAGAATGTGTTTGGAATCGTAGAAAATTTTCTTTCAGTTCATAGTTTTCATTTTCAAGGTAACTGTTTTCGTGTTCCAAATTTTCAACACGATGATTAATGTCGTGACGCTGCTGTTCAGCTTCTTTCATTGTGTGttcatgttgtttttgtatattttttatttcttgaattTCACCTTTCAtttcgcaaaaaaaaaaattccaagtTTTCAAATTTGCTACATATCGTTTCTAGCAAGTCAAGTTTCGATAGTCTCACTCCTATGAATCTCTCCATGTTGTTCATTTTCTCACACATTACATGCATATCTGTCACCAGTGCATGCATATTAACTGGAGGAGGGTACGGCGGAGGTGGATATTGCATTGGTAAGTCACTGCGGTTCAAACATAGCGGCGGTGGCGGCATAGTGACAGGTGTAGTGCCAGGCGTTacgttttgtttacattcacCTGTAACATGCAACGGTGTACTGTGACTCACTGGCTGTGACATGTGTTGTGCGTGCATATTGCCATCAGGTAATATATTACCACCACTGTTACTCACTGTATGTTCGTGCAACACATGCTGGTTGATTTGTTTGCACTCAAGTGTCCACAATGTGAGTTGCATTCAATGGAGTAGCGTCATCTTTTTGAGACGTTTGTGAGCGACTTATCGAATCATTACCACTCATAGAAGATTCCGGTGTAGCAGAATACAAAGAGTCATGAGCTTGTGCAATAATTTCAGATACCTGAATGTCCGAGGCTGGAATAGGCGTTGGTGCGgcggcggccatcttggacgtACTTTTCAATGGTGGGGTGTGGCCAGTTTTAGAATGTTTAGACTTCTTCCTCTTTACCTGTCCAGACATTACTAATTAGACGCGACCAGGAGAACAATAACAGTCAGTATTTAAATCTGCTCGTATTTACAATTAAAACTTGGTATACTGTgcatattttccatatttaccCGGAGCTCTGTTCAAGACGTCTTGCCTGTTCTGTCATGAGCATGCGAGCCTTTGTACGTGCCCGTATACCACGCAGGTTTTCAGACACGCCCATCTCGGGCTTAACCTTTGACCTCACCAGTGACTAAGTTCGGGGcggagaggggtgggggtgggggtgagtgaAGTTTGAAGTTGGCGGATTTTGGAATACAAAATTAGAAGTTAGGTCTGGAACATAAAACCAAAATAGAACTTGCATTTCTACTcatgtgatgcactggctggaacgagaaatatcacGAGAGACAATGTGTGAGGCCAAAAACGATTTGTAGCCcctgtagtccagtggtaaagcgcatgtCTGACGCGTGGTTGATCTATGatcaccactagatcacattgattgattaatcatcggctgttggatgtcaaacatggtcattttgacaaagtgatagagaggaaacctgctacatttttccattagtagcaagggatcttttatatgaaccatcccacagacaggatagcgcataccacggcctttcatataccagtcgtggggcactggctggaacgagaaatagcctgatgggaccaccgacggggatctatgATCGATTCTGGTTTGCTCCAGCacctgttgtgtgtgtgtgtgtggggggggggggggggggtgtgtgtgtgtatgtagaccagtggtaaagtgctcgcttgatgcgcgatcggtctgggatcaaaacaaactgttaaaaagtctatgtatacatgtaaaaaacTAATCGAATTATTTTGAGAATATATAATTTGGAATAACATTTTCTTCATGACATAATGTGCAGAATTACTTTATAACTGAGAATGGTGAATTATTTTACTATCGGTTTAggtgtttaattaatattagtaattttgatttattttattcatcagGCAGACTACCATACTGAATCTGGAAAAGAGGTGCAAGGGtgtggtggggaggggggggcacacacttttatatttacacacatttacccccccccccccccccatcccccgtTTGCTACGCCATTGAAACGTCCTGTCCCATTCTGcctcttttttccttctttttggATAATTCTTATCGTACAGGCCGAGCACCTTAGTTGCAATGTGTATTTTGTACCATTTTATTCTCTTCGCAGCCGTGAACACTAACACatagtttagttaatctacaaacatgtaacacatttgaataaaattacgattgagtgaaacatgagcctgtgactttaaaatggtgaaataccctctaaaaatagactaaaactagacttcataactgttacttctcagacgcacgtgcgtttgtaaaaatataataattgcattttgtgatattgaaaacaccaggatgaccaaaaacacttcgaatgtacggaaatttataatttaaaccataaaatctgaGTAAGGTATGAATCgagttatcaaaaaacggctataatagtaaaaaatatgcctaagtgtttaaaactagggtatgtccctttaaattgttACTTGCATCGTTTTCCTTCAAACTCTTTTCACTGCCGAGCATTAAATGCTGCTTATCTCTTTCCTCTagtgtgtttgtaatattttaattgtgaaTTGCGCATTGTTTGTGATTTTcttctgtaataaaataattggtaACTATTCATCCTTGTTCATCTTCTGTGATAGCCAGATAACATTTGCGCGTTTATGATAATTACGAACGAaacccagtggcggatccagaaaatccaggggggggggggggcaatgatatgaggcggaatgccaatggaactttgggggaggtttggaggagatcgtaaaaaaatgaaaattactatataataaaattataactatcgcaaaaaaaaatttggggaaggggggggggggggggggggcccttcGGGCCCCACTGAATCCGCCCCTGTAATCGCAGATACGCATTGTCTGTGACATGCAATGTACAATGAAACGTACGaatagaaacaacaacaacatctggTGTCTAATTAAGGGCGTTTATTtctatgtaaatatatataagtgaaTATGTAAACTTTGCAGTGGTGTGGATAAAC comes from Gigantopelta aegis isolate Gae_Host chromosome 13, Gae_host_genome, whole genome shotgun sequence and encodes:
- the LOC121387188 gene encoding putative nuclease HARBI1, with amino-acid sequence MDELKKEDAKGFCNFLRMGYQIYQDILTRIVHRIKAKKSKYRKPLTAGIKLAITLRYLASGDSYHSLMYGFRVAHNTISKVIRQVCDAILVEFAEELIPCPETPDEWKNIAKQFGDRWQLHNCVSALDGKHIAMQCPRRGGSLYYNYKGYHSIILMALVDADYKFIWAEVGSNGSAGDAQVFNNSELKEAIDKGVLGLPDPEPLPNDDKPMPFYIAADDAFALKKWLMKPFSKKNMSHSERVYNYRLSRG